One window of the Patescibacteria group bacterium genome contains the following:
- a CDS encoding S-adenosylmethionine:tRNA ribosyltransferase-isomerase has protein sequence MRYAKLSDYDYFLPDELIATHPAEPRDSSRLLVLDKKTGKIEHKHFYDIIDYLRAGDILVLNNSKVIPARLWARKKLTGGKVEVLLHKKLSANVWQCLLGGRVQEGLEILFPSREGWTAASAGRGVLKMVAEGDRQTTPSHHPQTPPRAGGGVLEKEGGLLRASIMKNNHDGTWDLKFNKSGAALMKTIEKIGEVPLPPYIENQRKNKREKRINKEDKKEYQTVYADAKKAGSVAAPTAGLHFTPALLKKINKKGVKILEITLYVGMGTFAPVKTEDITKHVMHSEFVEISGKVIEEIKKNKEQRSKNKSGRIIAVGTTSARSLEACFSVLTHPASSTPKADTPGSAPLSHARFRFAGQARGEFKSWVDIFVYPGYKFKVVDALITNFHLPKSTLLMLVSALAGKKNIDHAYREAIKKKYRFYSYGDAMFIK, from the coding sequence ATGCGTTATGCGAAGTTGAGTGATTACGATTATTTTTTGCCGGACGAGTTGATCGCCACGCATCCGGCCGAGCCGCGAGACAGTTCGCGGCTTTTAGTGCTGGACAAAAAGACGGGGAAGATCGAGCATAAGCATTTTTACGATATTATTGATTATTTGCGCGCTGGCGATATTTTGGTTTTAAATAATTCCAAAGTTATTCCGGCGCGGCTTTGGGCGCGGAAGAAATTGACTGGTGGAAAAGTTGAAGTTTTATTGCACAAAAAATTAAGCGCAAATGTTTGGCAGTGCCTTTTAGGCGGACGAGTGCAAGAAGGTTTGGAAATTTTATTCCCCTCTCGAGAGGGGTGGACGGCCGCCTCGGCCGGACGGGGTGTGTTAAAAATGGTTGCCGAAGGCGATCGGCAAACCACCCCCTCCCACCACCCCCAAACCCCTCCTCGGGCAGGAGGGGGGGTCCTTGAAAAGGAGGGGGGATTGCTGCGGGCGTCAATCATGAAAAATAATCACGACGGTACTTGGGATTTGAAATTTAATAAATCCGGCGCGGCGCTGATGAAGACGATTGAAAAAATCGGGGAAGTGCCGCTGCCACCGTACATTGAAAATCAAAGAAAAAATAAAAGAGAAAAAAGAATAAACAAGGAAGACAAAAAAGAATACCAAACCGTTTATGCTGATGCAAAAAAGGCGGGGAGCGTGGCCGCGCCGACGGCGGGACTGCACTTTACGCCGGCGCTTTTGAAAAAGATTAATAAAAAAGGCGTGAAGATTTTGGAAATCACTCTTTATGTCGGCATGGGAACTTTCGCGCCGGTGAAAACGGAGGACATAACAAAGCACGTGATGCATTCAGAATTTGTCGAGATAAGCGGCAAGGTTATCGAAGAAATCAAAAAGAACAAAGAACAAAGATCAAAGAACAAATCGGGTAGAATAATTGCGGTGGGGACGACGAGCGCGAGAAGCTTGGAAGCGTGCTTTTCAGTTTTAACACACCCCGCCTCGTCCACGCCCAAGGCGGACACGCCGGGCTCGGCACCCCTCTCCCACGCACGCTTCCGCTTTGCGGGGCAGGCAAGAGGGGAATTTAAATCGTGGGTGGATATTTTTGTTTACCCGGGATATAAATTCAAGGTAGTTGACGCGCTCATCACTAATTTTCATCTGCCCAAATCGACTTTATTGATGCTGGTTTCGGCTTTGGCCGGCAAGAAAAATATTGATCACGCTTATCGCGAGGCGATCAAGAAAAAATACCGCTTTTACAGTTACGGTGACGCGATGTTTATAAAATGA
- a CDS encoding bifunctional oligoribonuclease/PAP phosphatase NrnA gives MEISLLKDRFIAAFEKIRAAKNILLVTHERPDGDGLASVCALSVLFDQLEKKHAIFCADAPQDFFSFLPNIKRLTSAKPANFSAYDLIIVLDCGSLGRTKLAEEIRGRNKDQFVIEFDHHPKTDDYSDLEIRAVMSSASELLYYFFHYNNLPFSKEIANCLLTGILTDTGNLLFGAVTPETIRISSMMLLAGATFPKITKHTLQNKSLSAMKAWGRILDNLKLSQKYNLAYSVLTFEEINQLKKEFGNENLLDAATDILNNIDGVKAVVFLREEIKGQIRGSLRTKDDKVDVSRLATFLGGGGHPKAAAFRLSGSIVKTETGWKII, from the coding sequence ATGGAAATATCATTATTAAAAGACAGGTTCATCGCCGCTTTTGAGAAGATCAGGGCGGCCAAAAACATCCTGTTGGTTACGCATGAGCGGCCGGACGGCGACGGCCTGGCTTCGGTTTGCGCTTTGTCGGTTTTGTTCGACCAGCTGGAAAAGAAGCACGCAATTTTTTGCGCTGACGCGCCGCAGGATTTTTTTTCCTTTTTGCCTAACATTAAAAGATTGACATCGGCTAAGCCGGCAAATTTTTCCGCCTACGATTTAATCATCGTGCTGGATTGCGGCAGCTTGGGGCGAACCAAGCTTGCCGAAGAAATACGCGGCAGAAATAAAGATCAATTCGTCATCGAATTTGATCATCATCCCAAGACTGATGATTATTCCGACCTGGAAATCCGCGCCGTGATGTCTTCCGCCTCAGAATTGCTCTATTATTTTTTCCATTATAATAATCTGCCGTTCTCCAAGGAGATCGCTAATTGCCTTTTGACAGGAATCCTGACCGACACGGGCAATCTGCTTTTCGGCGCGGTCACTCCGGAAACGATCAGGATTTCTTCCATGATGCTTTTGGCCGGCGCGACTTTCCCCAAAATAACCAAACACACTTTGCAGAACAAAAGCCTCTCGGCGATGAAGGCCTGGGGCAGGATTCTGGACAATTTAAAATTAAGCCAAAAATATAATCTGGCCTATTCAGTTTTGACTTTCGAAGAAATCAACCAGTTAAAAAAAGAATTTGGCAATGAAAATCTTTTAGACGCGGCCACGGATATCCTGAATAATATCGATGGCGTCAAAGCCGTGGTATTCTTGCGCGAAGAGATCAAAGGCCAGATCCGCGGCAGTCTGCGCACCAAGGACGATAAGGTCGACGTCTCCCGCCTCGCGACCTTCTTGGGCGGCGGCGGCCACCCGAAAGCCGCAGCTTTCCGCCTCTCGGGCAGCATCGTCAAAACCGAAACCGGCTGGAAAATAATTTAA
- a CDS encoding S1 RNA-binding domain-containing protein encodes MEEKKNLTPEQEAFAKLLEKDKLVVPGVGEAVRGTVLAASKAEVRLDIGGILVGVVRGPELYGEADEYANLKPGDEVDATVVDLENEHGELELSFRIAGQEKAWDTLRDAYKDKTTVKVKVIDGNKGGLLVRFRQISGFLPVSQLAPENYPRVSGGDKSKILEKLKSFVGMDMETKVMTLDENENKIIFSEKEAWSENQKDVISKYQVGAIVEGEVTAVTDFGVFVSFGENMEGLIHISELAWKRIDNPSDLYKVGDAIKAEIININGSKIFLSAKKLMTDPWAGVAEKYKVGQIVKSKILKVNPFGLFVELDELIHGLAHISQLGLAAGQKIEELYKAGTVMDFEITSIEPKEHRLGLQVMKPSSAKATADKEGGKKKTEKTEKKEEIKEEKAEKVEEKSEEKAEKKEKKAKKAKKPADAEAVADKEEKE; translated from the coding sequence ATGGAAGAAAAGAAAAATTTAACTCCGGAGCAGGAGGCGTTTGCCAAGCTTTTGGAGAAAGACAAATTGGTCGTACCGGGCGTGGGCGAAGCTGTCCGCGGCACGGTTCTGGCCGCTTCAAAGGCGGAAGTCCGCTTGGACATCGGCGGTATTTTAGTCGGCGTGGTCCGCGGGCCGGAACTTTACGGCGAAGCTGATGAATATGCCAACTTGAAACCGGGCGACGAAGTCGACGCCACGGTGGTTGATCTGGAAAACGAACACGGCGAATTGGAATTGTCTTTCCGCATTGCCGGTCAGGAAAAAGCCTGGGACACTTTGCGTGATGCTTATAAGGATAAGACCACCGTTAAAGTCAAAGTCATCGACGGCAACAAGGGCGGCCTTTTGGTCCGCTTCCGCCAGATTTCCGGTTTCTTGCCGGTTTCCCAACTGGCGCCGGAAAATTATCCCCGCGTTTCGGGCGGCGACAAATCCAAGATTTTGGAAAAATTGAAATCGTTCGTCGGCATGGACATGGAAACCAAAGTCATGACTTTGGACGAAAATGAAAATAAAATTATTTTCAGCGAAAAAGAAGCTTGGAGCGAAAATCAGAAAGATGTCATCAGCAAATACCAGGTCGGCGCGATCGTGGAAGGCGAAGTTACCGCGGTTACCGATTTCGGCGTCTTTGTTTCCTTTGGCGAGAACATGGAAGGTTTGATCCATATTTCCGAATTGGCCTGGAAGCGGATCGACAACCCGAGCGATCTGTATAAGGTCGGCGATGCGATCAAGGCCGAGATCATCAACATCAATGGTTCGAAGATCTTCTTGTCGGCCAAGAAATTAATGACCGATCCGTGGGCCGGTGTTGCCGAAAAATATAAAGTCGGCCAGATCGTGAAGAGCAAAATTCTCAAAGTCAATCCGTTTGGTTTGTTTGTCGAACTCGACGAGCTGATCCATGGTTTGGCGCATATCTCGCAATTAGGTTTGGCTGCCGGACAAAAAATCGAAGAACTCTACAAGGCTGGCACGGTGATGGATTTCGAGATCACTTCCATCGAACCGAAAGAGCATCGCCTGGGCTTGCAGGTTATGAAGCCCTCCTCCGCTAAAGCTACGGCGGACAAGGAAGGTGGCAAAAAAAAGACAGAGAAAACAGAGAAGAAAGAAGAGATAAAAGAGGAGAAGGCTGAAAAAGTGGAGGAAAAATCCGAAGAGAAGGCCGAGAAGAAAGAAAAGAAGGCGAAGAAGGCCAAGAAGCCCGCCGATGCTGAAGCTGTGGCGGACAAGGAAGAAAAAGAATAA
- a CDS encoding matrixin family metalloprotease, translating to MKKIILVVLAGLLMAPGVNLSLAAKPDLPEAAARHFALPAKAQKISSNVYYLGQALDKEGVVEGYAILKYKDESAKVNPAKQPAVTCYGFLGKGAKWKAVEPYLFNAIGSNASSTGSLDPAVLKGIMASSIGKWEAAAGKDILGNETTGVIDGADSVAPDNKNEVYFGSIDEPGVIAVTIVWGIFSGPTFQQKIVEWDMVFDEVDFNWSASGEAYKMDFENIATHELGHSVGMKDTYNAACSLVTMYGYASEGEIIKRTLESADITGVKTLYR from the coding sequence ATGAAAAAAATTATTTTGGTTGTTTTGGCGGGTTTGTTGATGGCGCCGGGGGTCAATTTATCATTGGCGGCCAAGCCGGATCTGCCGGAGGCGGCGGCCAGGCATTTTGCTTTGCCGGCTAAAGCGCAAAAAATTTCCTCCAATGTTTATTATTTAGGCCAAGCTCTGGATAAAGAAGGGGTGGTTGAGGGTTATGCGATTTTAAAATACAAGGATGAATCTGCTAAAGTAAATCCGGCCAAGCAGCCCGCGGTTACCTGCTACGGCTTTTTAGGCAAGGGCGCGAAATGGAAAGCCGTTGAACCTTATTTATTCAATGCCATCGGCTCTAATGCTTCCAGCACGGGAAGCTTGGATCCTGCTGTTTTGAAAGGAATCATGGCTTCCAGCATCGGCAAATGGGAGGCGGCCGCCGGCAAGGATATTTTAGGCAATGAAACAACCGGCGTCATCGATGGCGCTGATTCGGTCGCTCCGGATAATAAGAACGAGGTATATTTCGGCAGTATTGACGAGCCGGGCGTTATCGCCGTAACGATCGTTTGGGGGATATTCAGCGGTCCGACTTTCCAGCAGAAAATAGTGGAATGGGATATGGTTTTTGACGAGGTTGATTTTAACTGGTCAGCCAGCGGCGAAGCGTATAAAATGGATTTTGAAAATATCGCGACTCACGAATTGGGCCATAGCGTCGGCATGAAGGATACATATAATGCCGCTTGTTCGTTGGTGACGATGTACGGCTACGCTTCCGAAGGAGAAATCATCAAAAGGACGCTGGAGTCGGCTGATATTACCGGCGTCAAAACTTTATATAGATAA
- the ftsH gene encoding ATP-dependent zinc metalloprotease FtsH: MKNLIKNFIIFFAVFLVLAGIFSFFGNGNFAGKPKSTDMNVGALVQEINNGNVTSIVVEGTKLTVTLNDKSVKIVQKEQGDSLSQLLKNYNVPSDKIDKIDVQVKNGSGGDYWLGVILPIVLPVLIIGFLIYFMMRSVAGANSKAMMFGQSGAKEFREDSKNKTTFKDVAGSEEAKEELKEVIEFLRFPKKFREIGARIPRGFLLLGAPGTGKTLMARAVAGEANVPFFHISGSEFVEMFVGVGASRVRDLFNRAKKTAPCIIFIDEIDAVGRRRGAGLGGSHDEREQTLNQILVEMDGFDGETEIIVIAATNRPDVLDPALLRPGRFDRQVVLEIPDLKEREAILKVHCDKKPLAADVDLKKIAERTSGFSGADLANLLNEAAIATAKADQKEIKMQTIFDSIEKVMIGPERKSRVITDREKKITAYHEAGHALVAHNLKNVDPVQKISIISRGRAAGYTLKTPLEDRRLHSKGEFVEELAVLVAGRMAEKLIFNDVTTGASSDLRIATDLAKAIVTEYGMSDKLPMRTFGNSDELVFLGREMHEARDYSEKTSEAIDTEVGKLFDEAVKTAVEILNTKKADLEKIVAALMIKETMEKDEFEAIVGKKIS, from the coding sequence ATGAAGAATCTCATCAAGAATTTTATAATCTTCTTCGCCGTTTTTTTAGTTTTGGCCGGAATTTTCAGTTTTTTCGGCAACGGTAATTTTGCCGGCAAACCAAAGAGCACGGATATGAACGTCGGCGCTTTGGTGCAGGAAATAAATAATGGCAATGTAACTTCGATCGTCGTCGAGGGCACGAAGTTGACCGTAACCTTGAATGACAAATCAGTGAAGATCGTGCAGAAAGAGCAGGGTGATTCTTTGTCGCAGCTCTTGAAAAATTATAATGTGCCCTCGGATAAAATTGATAAGATCGATGTGCAAGTCAAAAATGGTTCAGGCGGGGATTATTGGCTAGGCGTTATTCTGCCGATCGTGCTGCCGGTTTTGATCATCGGATTTTTGATCTATTTTATGATGCGGTCGGTCGCGGGCGCTAATTCCAAAGCGATGATGTTCGGGCAATCCGGCGCCAAGGAATTCCGCGAGGACTCTAAGAATAAAACGACTTTCAAAGACGTGGCCGGTTCGGAAGAAGCCAAAGAAGAATTGAAAGAAGTGATTGAATTTTTAAGGTTTCCTAAAAAATTCCGCGAGATCGGCGCGCGCATTCCGCGCGGCTTCTTGCTTTTGGGCGCGCCGGGCACGGGCAAGACTTTGATGGCCCGCGCTGTGGCTGGCGAGGCCAATGTGCCATTCTTCCATATTTCCGGTTCAGAATTCGTGGAAATGTTCGTCGGCGTCGGCGCTTCCCGCGTTCGTGATTTGTTCAACCGCGCCAAAAAAACCGCGCCTTGCATAATCTTTATTGATGAAATCGATGCGGTCGGCAGACGGCGCGGCGCCGGATTGGGAGGTTCACATGACGAGCGCGAGCAGACTTTGAATCAGATCTTAGTAGAGATGGACGGTTTTGACGGCGAGACTGAAATCATCGTTATCGCCGCGACTAACCGTCCTGATGTTTTGGATCCGGCCCTGTTGCGTCCCGGACGTTTTGACCGCCAAGTGGTTTTAGAAATTCCCGATCTAAAAGAAAGAGAAGCGATCTTGAAAGTCCATTGCGATAAGAAACCGTTAGCCGCTGACGTGGATTTGAAAAAGATCGCCGAGCGCACTTCTGGTTTTTCCGGCGCTGATTTGGCAAATTTATTGAACGAAGCGGCGATTGCCACGGCCAAAGCAGATCAGAAAGAAATAAAAATGCAAACTATTTTTGATTCGATCGAAAAGGTAATGATCGGACCGGAACGGAAAAGCCGCGTCATCACTGATCGCGAGAAAAAAATCACCGCCTATCATGAAGCCGGCCATGCTTTGGTCGCGCATAATTTGAAAAATGTCGATCCGGTGCAGAAAATTTCGATTATCTCCCGCGGCCGCGCCGCCGGCTATACTTTGAAAACTCCGCTGGAAGACCGCCGCCTGCATTCCAAAGGAGAATTCGTCGAAGAATTGGCCGTGTTGGTTGCCGGACGGATGGCGGAAAAATTAATTTTTAATGATGTCACCACCGGTGCGTCATCGGATCTGCGCATCGCCACTGATCTGGCCAAAGCAATCGTCACCGAATACGGGATGAGCGATAAATTGCCGATGCGCACTTTCGGCAATTCTGATGAATTGGTATTCTTGGGCCGCGAAATGCACGAAGCCCGCGATTACAGCGAGAAAACTTCCGAAGCGATCGACACCGAAGTCGGAAAATTATTCGATGAAGCGGTGAAAACCGCCGTCGAGATTCTCAATACTAAAAAAGCCGACCTGGAAAAGATCGTCGCCGCGCTCATGATCAAGGAGACGATGGAAAAAGATGAATTCGAAGCGATCGTGGGAAAAAAGATCTCGTAA
- the trmD gene encoding tRNA (guanosine(37)-N1)-methyltransferase TrmD: protein MNFQIITIFPEILDSYFNEGMVRRAIGKKIIKIKAHNLRDWTEDKHRSVDDSPYGGGAGMVMKAEPIVKALKALTKTKNKKACPRTRDAAREKTKIVLLSAKGKRWNQAMARKFAKLDEVIFICGRYEGVDERVLNFVDEEISIGDYVLTGGELGAAVMIDSITRLLPGVLGNAESAISESHSAEGVLEYPQYTRPEVLTIGQKSYRVPRVLLQGDHQKIRAWREKNSKQKERKE, encoded by the coding sequence ATGAATTTTCAGATAATTACAATTTTTCCCGAAATTTTGGACTCTTATTTCAATGAGGGGATGGTTAGGCGCGCGATCGGGAAAAAGATTATCAAAATAAAAGCGCATAATTTGCGCGACTGGACGGAGGATAAGCATAGATCAGTGGATGATTCGCCTTATGGCGGGGGAGCGGGAATGGTGATGAAGGCGGAACCCATTGTCAAAGCCTTAAAGGCTTTGACAAAAACAAAAAACAAAAAAGCCTGCCCGCGGACGCGGGACGCGGCCAGGGAAAAAACAAAAATAGTTTTATTGTCGGCGAAAGGGAAGAGGTGGAATCAGGCGATGGCCAGAAAATTTGCCAAGCTTGATGAGGTGATTTTTATTTGCGGAAGATACGAAGGGGTTGATGAAAGAGTTTTGAATTTTGTCGATGAGGAAATATCGATTGGCGATTATGTTTTGACCGGCGGAGAACTGGGCGCGGCCGTGATGATCGATTCGATCACCCGGCTCTTGCCTGGAGTTTTGGGCAATGCCGAAAGCGCCATCTCCGAATCGCATTCAGCCGAAGGAGTTTTGGAATATCCGCAGTATACTCGGCCGGAGGTCTTGACAATCGGCCAAAAAAGTTATAGAGTACCAAGAGTTCTTTTACAAGGAGATCATCAAAAAATCCGCGCCTGGCGCGAAAAAAACAGCAAACAGAAGGAGCGTAAAGAATGA
- a CDS encoding ribosome-binding factor A, producing the protein MPNIDRLNESLRKEIALIITEEVEFPNGLITITHVECDPNFYSARILFSVLPDSLIGTALEKLRKSSGLIAEELKHRIKIRKIPHLIWEFDPTEKQAGALEKIFAAAEKEKNLPDEELEDINYKY; encoded by the coding sequence ATGCCGAATATTGATCGCTTAAATGAATCTTTGCGCAAAGAGATCGCGCTGATCATTACCGAAGAAGTGGAATTTCCCAACGGCTTGATCACTATTACCCACGTCGAATGCGACCCGAATTTCTATTCGGCGCGCATTTTATTCTCGGTACTGCCGGATTCGCTGATCGGCACGGCTTTGGAAAAATTAAGAAAAAGTTCGGGATTGATCGCCGAAGAATTAAAACATCGCATCAAGATCAGAAAAATTCCTCATCTGATCTGGGAATTTGACCCGACGGAAAAACAAGCGGGCGCGCTGGAAAAAATCTTCGCCGCAGCGGAAAAAGAAAAAAATCTGCCGGATGAGGAACTCGAAGACATTAACTATAAATATTAA
- the ruvB gene encoding Holliday junction branch migration DNA helicase RuvB, producing MNEEKIERIISPKEEGEDSSLDLTLRPQKFADYIGQNKVKDSLAITIQAAKGRKESIEHVLLYGAPGLGKTTLAHLIAKEMGANIRVTTGPAIEKSGDLAAILSNLEEGDVLFIDEIHRLNKTVEEILYPAMEDYALDIILGKGPAARTVRIDLPRFTLIGATTKVSMLSAPLRDRFGHHHHLDFYENEDIEKIVERSAKILGVEIDPAALKAIATRARRTPRVANRLLKRVRDYSAVKGDGCLSDNTCRDAFGMLEIDELGLDWVDRKILETIIDKFAGGPVGLNTIAAATGEEMETIEDVYEPYLIRLGFLDRSPRGRIATPHAYKHLGREERRDKKLF from the coding sequence ATGAATGAAGAAAAAATTGAAAGAATAATCAGTCCGAAAGAAGAAGGCGAGGATAGCTCGCTGGATTTGACTTTGCGGCCGCAAAAATTCGCCGATTATATCGGGCAGAATAAAGTCAAGGATAGCTTGGCAATTACGATCCAGGCGGCGAAGGGGAGAAAAGAATCGATCGAACATGTTTTGTTATACGGCGCGCCGGGTTTAGGCAAAACTACTTTGGCGCATTTGATTGCCAAAGAAATGGGCGCTAACATCCGCGTGACGACCGGTCCGGCGATTGAAAAATCCGGCGATTTGGCAGCGATCCTATCTAATTTGGAAGAAGGCGATGTTCTGTTCATCGACGAAATCCATCGTTTGAACAAGACCGTGGAAGAAATATTGTATCCGGCCATGGAAGATTATGCTTTGGATATTATTTTGGGTAAAGGTCCGGCGGCGCGCACCGTGCGGATCGATTTGCCGCGCTTCACTTTGATCGGTGCGACAACTAAAGTCAGCATGCTTTCCGCGCCGTTGCGTGATCGTTTCGGTCATCATCATCATTTGGATTTTTACGAAAATGAAGATATTGAAAAAATTGTTGAACGCAGCGCCAAGATTTTAGGCGTGGAAATCGATCCCGCCGCTTTGAAAGCGATTGCCACGCGCGCCCGCCGAACACCTCGCGTGGCCAATCGATTATTAAAGCGCGTCCGCGATTATTCGGCCGTCAAAGGCGATGGCTGCTTGTCGGATAATACCTGCCGCGACGCTTTCGGGATGCTGGAAATTGACGAACTCGGCTTGGATTGGGTAGACAGGAAAATTTTAGAAACCATCATCGATAAATTTGCCGGCGGTCCGGTCGGCCTCAACACCATTGCCGCCGCCACCGGCGAAGAAATGGAAACTATCGAAGATGTCTACGAACCGTACCTCATCCGCCTCGGCTTTCTTGACCGTTCACCTCGCGGCCGGATTGCCACTCCACACGCCTATAAACATTTAGGCAGAGAAGAGAGAAGAGATAAAAAATTATTTTAA
- a CDS encoding class I SAM-dependent methyltransferase gives MAKQNELFGQVAKEYQKHRSSYDLRTYKFLASLLGGRSRQYKILDIGCGTGKSTEPLTEIFKNAEIIGCDPDKAMLAEARRRAEKLKLPIEYIEARAEKLPFADNYFDAVIAGTALHWFGTKKAVKEINRVLKRGGLFYVFWRFFKENGSINWLKIRRKYIIKSMARKFKDNLPRLKKLFKESGFIGNKFFSIPFKENKTIADEIGAIKTNAAYMMLPEKRKKAYIKEITREYKKIQGKNKFIIDQREIFIFYGFKK, from the coding sequence ATGGCAAAACAAAATGAATTATTCGGGCAGGTTGCTAAAGAATATCAGAAACATCGAAGCTCTTACGACTTGAGAACTTACAAATTTTTGGCCTCGTTGCTGGGCGGAAGAAGCAGACAATATAAAATTTTAGATATCGGCTGCGGAACAGGGAAATCAACCGAGCCGTTGACTGAAATTTTTAAAAACGCCGAAATCATCGGCTGCGATCCGGACAAAGCAATGCTTGCCGAGGCGCGCCGGAGGGCGGAAAAATTAAAACTGCCGATAGAATATATTGAAGCTCGGGCGGAAAAATTACCATTTGCCGATAATTATTTCGACGCGGTAATTGCCGGAACGGCTCTGCATTGGTTCGGCACGAAGAAAGCGGTAAAGGAAATAAATAGAGTGTTAAAAAGGGGCGGATTGTTTTACGTATTTTGGAGATTTTTTAAAGAAAACGGATCGATCAATTGGTTGAAAATCCGGCGCAAATATATTATTAAAAGTATGGCCCGGAAATTCAAAGATAACCTGCCGCGCTTAAAAAAGCTTTTTAAGGAGTCGGGTTTCATCGGAAATAAATTTTTTTCAATTCCTTTCAAAGAAAATAAAACTATAGCCGATGAAATCGGGGCGATTAAAACCAATGCGGCTTATATGATGTTGCCGGAAAAAAGAAAGAAAGCGTATATTAAGGAAATAACTCGGGAATATAAAAAAATTCAGGGAAAGAATAAATTCATCATTGATCAAAGAGAAATTTTTATTTTTTATGGATTTAAAAAATAG